A single region of the Sulfurospirillum arsenophilum NBRC 109478 genome encodes:
- a CDS encoding TonB-dependent receptor plug domain-containing protein, giving the protein MKQKIGFGLVLSLITASVLMGETFELGKIEVSDSKEIGQSSTTTVLDSQTMQDLERTTVVDALNTLSGVNIQNGGGRNEQMIMLRGFDVKHAPLFIDGIPVAVPYDGYVDFSRFTTYDLSQIEVSKGLTSVLLGPNTFAGAINMVTKKPTKAFEGEVGVGAFSGNGKDGYITAGTNQGSFYGIVSLSGTQKDSYPLSDDFPSGMKYEEGGSRNNSSSKDNKVNLKVGYTPNNTDEYSFNYIKQHATKDVPVFSGIIDGTVIADNTTGKPGGTVHFWKWDYWDKESFYFLSKTDFDAWYVKTRLYYDQFQNKLDMYTNTSYTTLASASTPYDDNTKGASVETGVKLFENDTLKFALHHQIDTHKELSTPSYEMQDDISSFGVEYKRALTNSTALIFGASYDKEEAQKAPNTNYGATGVSFTQGAASNAGGTAINSYTTQKNFELGEASALNPMVKLETKIDETTSVYGGVSKKSRIPSIKDRYSYKLGNYIPNPDLEEESIVNYEVGGVKSFEFVTFKTALFYAKIDDYIQNAYVPIWYNKGTTHTQQQQLKNIGEVSEKGFELEASFMLSESLSFDGSYTRLDMQNETDSSVKITDVPKHKFFASTNYAFNKSLSWITSFEYDSERLSNYVLSNSTIYYSSGSASIWGTKVVYKPTKELALEAGVKNLFDENYYVSYGYPEAGRVFYGNIKYKF; this is encoded by the coding sequence ATGAAACAGAAGATTGGCTTTGGCTTGGTACTCTCGTTGATCACTGCATCCGTGTTGATGGGTGAGACATTTGAGTTAGGAAAAATTGAGGTGAGCGATTCAAAAGAGATCGGGCAATCTTCAACTACGACTGTACTTGATTCACAAACGATGCAAGATTTGGAGCGCACAACGGTGGTTGATGCACTCAATACACTCTCAGGTGTTAACATTCAAAACGGTGGTGGCAGAAACGAGCAGATGATAATGCTCAGAGGTTTTGATGTGAAGCATGCACCTCTTTTTATTGACGGTATTCCTGTTGCTGTACCGTACGATGGTTATGTGGACTTTAGCCGTTTTACCACCTATGATCTTTCCCAAATTGAGGTGAGTAAAGGACTAACATCCGTACTTCTTGGACCAAACACTTTTGCAGGTGCGATCAATATGGTTACTAAAAAACCGACCAAAGCGTTTGAAGGCGAAGTAGGCGTAGGAGCTTTTAGCGGTAATGGAAAAGATGGTTACATCACCGCTGGAACCAATCAAGGAAGCTTTTATGGCATCGTTTCACTCTCGGGTACGCAAAAAGATAGCTATCCACTTTCAGATGATTTTCCCAGTGGTATGAAGTACGAAGAGGGTGGCAGTCGCAATAACTCTTCGTCCAAAGATAACAAGGTAAACCTCAAAGTAGGCTATACACCTAATAATACGGATGAATACTCTTTTAACTACATTAAACAGCACGCAACCAAAGATGTACCTGTTTTCTCAGGCATCATTGATGGAACCGTGATTGCGGATAACACAACGGGTAAGCCAGGAGGAACGGTACACTTTTGGAAATGGGACTATTGGGACAAAGAGAGTTTTTACTTCTTATCAAAAACCGATTTTGATGCATGGTATGTTAAGACAAGGCTCTATTACGATCAGTTCCAAAATAAACTTGATATGTACACCAATACGTCCTATACAACACTCGCAAGTGCTTCAACACCGTATGATGATAACACCAAAGGAGCTTCGGTTGAAACAGGAGTAAAACTTTTTGAAAATGACACGTTAAAATTTGCATTGCATCATCAAATAGATACGCATAAAGAGCTCTCAACGCCATCGTATGAGATGCAAGACGATATCTCTTCGTTTGGCGTAGAGTATAAAAGAGCTCTAACCAACAGTACAGCGTTGATCTTTGGTGCAAGTTACGACAAAGAAGAGGCTCAAAAAGCACCCAATACCAACTATGGTGCAACGGGAGTTTCATTTACGCAAGGAGCTGCGAGCAATGCAGGTGGTACGGCAATTAACAGTTATACAACGCAGAAAAATTTTGAGTTAGGCGAAGCCAGTGCTTTAAATCCTATGGTCAAACTTGAGACTAAAATTGATGAAACAACTTCTGTTTATGGAGGCGTTTCGAAAAAAAGTCGGATTCCTTCCATTAAAGACAGGTACTCCTATAAGCTAGGAAATTATATCCCCAATCCTGATTTGGAAGAAGAGAGTATTGTTAATTATGAGGTAGGTGGTGTCAAGTCGTTTGAGTTTGTCACCTTTAAAACAGCACTCTTTTATGCAAAAATTGATGACTACATTCAAAATGCCTATGTGCCTATCTGGTATAACAAAGGAACGACACATACTCAACAACAACAATTAAAAAATATTGGCGAAGTGAGTGAAAAAGGATTTGAGCTGGAAGCTTCGTTTATGCTCTCAGAAAGCCTTAGTTTTGATGGTAGTTATACACGTCTTGATATGCAAAATGAGACCGATAGCAGTGTGAAAATCACGGATGTGCCAAAACATAAATTCTTCGCTTCGACCAATTATGCGTTTAACAAGTCACTCTCGTGGATTACCTCTTTTGAGTATGATTCTGAGCGTTTAAGCAATTATGTACTTTCCAATAGCACTATTTACTATTCATCAGGTTCAGCTTCTATTTGGGGAACAAAAGTGGTCTACAAACCGACAAAAGAGTTGGCACTTGAGGCAGGTGTTAAAAACCTTTTTGATGAAAATTACTACGTCAGTTATGGCTATCCAGAAGCTGGGCGTGTCTTTTATGGCAACATCAAATATAAGTTTTAG
- a CDS encoding TorD/DmsD family molecular chaperone, translating to MINKESVNKARSLYYGFLSKMFIFTTSADRYLGINEALEVMIQNPIDENSGEALKEIQAFLNTYTQSALIQEYDDIFHNPAYKVVRNTASYYDEGVESGHQRLAVKNFLAKTKIRRDENNFKENEDSVGFIFTFMHELIELIMQDQKEYENIQHCLFTEVINPFVDEFVINVYEHPMAKAYKSIAIVLNAFITFERMYFEVAKPPFKEKVRVQKPVEVISGAEAKRRAENKAKKMAGLEAKVERAVR from the coding sequence GTGATAAATAAAGAATCGGTTAATAAAGCCCGCTCACTCTACTATGGCTTTTTGAGCAAAATGTTTATTTTTACAACGAGTGCAGATCGTTATTTAGGAATTAACGAAGCGCTTGAAGTGATGATACAAAATCCTATTGATGAAAATTCAGGCGAAGCGCTCAAAGAAATTCAAGCTTTTTTAAACACCTACACGCAAAGTGCATTGATTCAAGAATACGATGACATCTTCCACAACCCTGCCTACAAAGTTGTTCGCAATACTGCTTCGTACTACGATGAAGGCGTTGAGAGCGGTCATCAACGACTGGCTGTTAAAAACTTCTTAGCCAAAACCAAAATCAGACGCGATGAAAACAATTTCAAAGAGAATGAAGACAGTGTTGGGTTTATCTTCACCTTTATGCACGAACTCATTGAACTCATTATGCAAGACCAAAAAGAGTATGAAAACATCCAACATTGCCTCTTTACCGAAGTGATTAATCCTTTTGTGGATGAGTTTGTCATCAACGTTTATGAGCACCCTATGGCTAAAGCCTACAAATCTATTGCGATTGTTTTAAACGCGTTCATCACTTTTGAACGTATGTACTTTGAAGTGGCAAAACCACCTTTTAAAGAGAAAGTAAGAGTTCAAAAACCCGTCGAAGTGATCTCCGGAGCAGAAGCAAAAAGACGTGCTGAGAATAAAGCTAAAAAAATGGCAGGGCTTGAGGCAAAAGTGGAGCGTGCAGTACGCTAG
- a CDS encoding twin-arginine translocation signal domain-containing protein, translated as MNESRRGFVAKAALVGAVAAVGVVGAQASSSGSKSTNGVVVGKSKKKEITYKKTQAWEDYYKSAL; from the coding sequence ATGAATGAGAGCAGACGTGGCTTTGTTGCAAAAGCTGCACTGGTGGGTGCTGTCGCAGCCGTTGGTGTCGTAGGTGCACAAGCGAGTTCTTCTGGTTCAAAAAGTACAAATGGCGTTGTTGTAGGTAAATCTAAAAAGAAAGAGATTACTTATAAGAAAACACAAGCATGGGAAGATTATTACAAATCTGCCCTATAA
- a CDS encoding formate dehydrogenase subunit alpha encodes MNNATARALTTTVGRRSFLKMAAVASVFGATSGFAGENVTRAATEEEVKNPFPGSKKVKTICTSCSVGCGVIAEVQNGVWVRQEVAQDHPISLGGHCCKGADMIDMVRSEVRLKYPMVKENGQWKRLSWEDALNRIATKLAELKKKDGPDAVQFLGSAKMSNEQAYYFRKFAAFFGTNNTDHQARIUHSSTVAGVANTFGYGAMTNSLGDIQKSKAIIIFGANPAVNHPVGFQHFLKAKERNNSQLIVIDPRFTKTAAKADIFAQIRPGTDIPFMYGMLNIIFKNGWEDKEYIHDRVFGMEKIREEAAKWTPEVVADVTGVPAEKLIQITTLYAKNRPGTLIWAMGLTQHSIGTSNTRMAPILQLALGNMGKAGGGTNILRGHDNVQGATDMGCLADSLPGYYGLAAGSWKYFAKQWGVEYDYIASQFKDPSWMEKNGFTLARWWAGVEGVKSDDKIENAGTTLKALVVMGNGITSVAQQAKIKEGLDNLEMIVLADPFVNEAAILTDKKDNVFILPAATQFETSGLVVATNRSAQWRYKVVEPLYESKADQDIMFELAKRLGFYEQYTKGMLMQETKDGKLEMIPEKKAFQWPEDATNEIARIIKTIGLTGWTAERVKKHTDNWHMFDEVTGAGMGPMKGEFYGLPWPCWTKTHGGSPNLYDTSIPVSQGGMGFRNNFGLEKDGVNLLAEKGSFPKGSKVETGYPEITKENIEQVLGIKLTDEEKAACGANWKVDNSNILVQKSIEAGVCPYGNAKARAIVWNFPDHIPMHREPLHSPRTDLTLKYPAYPDKANHFRVMTKYISVQSAQDYAKDFPINMVTGRLVTMNGAGIENRASKYIAALTPEMFCDIHPDLALKHGIRNGGMMWVHSPEGTKIKVKAKYSHSVLPDMVFMPFHFAGYFQGTDRTGNFPAGTKPYASGESVNTVTNYGYDIITQIPETKGGLCRIEKA; translated from the coding sequence ATGAATAATGCTACAGCTCGTGCTCTAACAACGACCGTAGGTCGTCGTTCATTCCTCAAAATGGCAGCCGTTGCTAGCGTATTTGGCGCAACTTCGGGTTTTGCTGGTGAGAATGTTACAAGAGCCGCAACAGAGGAAGAGGTTAAAAACCCATTCCCGGGAAGCAAAAAAGTTAAAACCATCTGTACATCATGTTCAGTAGGTTGTGGTGTGATTGCAGAAGTTCAAAATGGAGTATGGGTTCGTCAAGAAGTTGCTCAAGACCACCCAATCAGCCTTGGCGGACACTGCTGTAAAGGCGCTGATATGATCGATATGGTCAGATCTGAAGTACGCCTCAAATACCCAATGGTCAAAGAAAATGGTCAGTGGAAACGTCTTTCTTGGGAAGATGCGCTTAACCGTATTGCAACCAAATTGGCAGAACTTAAGAAAAAAGATGGTCCTGATGCTGTTCAGTTCTTAGGATCAGCAAAAATGAGTAATGAGCAAGCGTACTATTTTAGAAAGTTCGCTGCATTCTTTGGAACAAATAACACAGATCACCAAGCTAGAATCTGACACTCTTCCACAGTCGCCGGTGTGGCGAATACATTTGGATACGGTGCTATGACAAACTCCCTTGGAGATATTCAAAAGTCTAAAGCAATCATTATTTTTGGAGCAAACCCAGCGGTCAATCACCCTGTTGGCTTCCAACATTTCTTAAAAGCGAAAGAGAGAAATAACTCTCAATTGATCGTTATTGATCCACGCTTTACCAAAACAGCGGCTAAAGCAGATATTTTTGCTCAAATTCGCCCAGGGACTGACATTCCATTTATGTACGGTATGCTCAATATCATCTTCAAAAATGGTTGGGAAGATAAAGAGTATATTCATGACCGAGTTTTCGGCATGGAGAAAATCAGAGAGGAAGCTGCCAAATGGACACCTGAAGTGGTTGCTGATGTAACAGGCGTTCCTGCTGAAAAACTCATTCAAATTACAACGTTATACGCAAAAAATCGTCCTGGTACATTGATTTGGGCTATGGGTCTTACTCAGCACAGTATTGGTACAAGTAACACACGTATGGCTCCGATTCTTCAACTTGCTCTTGGCAACATGGGTAAAGCGGGCGGTGGTACGAACATTCTTCGAGGTCATGACAACGTTCAAGGTGCGACTGATATGGGATGTTTAGCTGATTCTCTCCCTGGTTACTATGGACTTGCTGCGGGTTCTTGGAAATACTTTGCAAAACAGTGGGGCGTAGAGTATGACTATATCGCTTCTCAGTTCAAAGATCCTTCATGGATGGAGAAAAATGGCTTTACATTGGCTCGTTGGTGGGCAGGTGTTGAAGGCGTTAAAAGTGATGATAAAATCGAAAATGCAGGCACAACCTTAAAAGCCCTCGTTGTTATGGGAAATGGTATCACCTCTGTTGCGCAACAAGCAAAAATCAAAGAAGGTCTTGATAATTTAGAGATGATCGTTCTTGCGGATCCATTCGTAAACGAAGCAGCGATTCTCACCGATAAAAAAGACAACGTCTTTATTCTTCCAGCTGCAACACAGTTTGAGACAAGCGGTCTTGTTGTTGCAACCAATAGAAGTGCACAATGGAGATACAAAGTTGTTGAACCATTATATGAAAGTAAAGCCGATCAAGACATCATGTTTGAACTTGCAAAGCGTTTAGGTTTCTATGAGCAATATACCAAAGGTATGTTGATGCAAGAGACAAAAGATGGCAAGTTAGAGATGATTCCTGAGAAAAAAGCATTCCAATGGCCAGAAGATGCGACCAATGAAATTGCACGTATCATCAAAACCATCGGTTTAACAGGATGGACGGCAGAACGTGTTAAAAAACATACCGATAACTGGCATATGTTTGATGAAGTAACGGGTGCTGGTATGGGACCAATGAAAGGTGAATTCTACGGACTTCCTTGGCCTTGTTGGACCAAAACACACGGCGGTTCTCCAAACCTTTACGATACCAGTATTCCTGTCAGTCAAGGTGGTATGGGCTTTAGAAATAACTTTGGTTTGGAAAAAGACGGTGTAAACCTCTTGGCTGAAAAAGGTTCTTTCCCAAAAGGCTCAAAAGTAGAAACAGGTTATCCTGAGATCACTAAAGAGAACATTGAGCAAGTACTTGGCATCAAATTAACCGATGAAGAGAAAGCGGCATGTGGTGCAAACTGGAAAGTCGATAACAGCAACATTTTGGTTCAAAAAAGTATTGAAGCGGGCGTTTGTCCTTATGGTAATGCTAAGGCTAGAGCGATTGTTTGGAACTTCCCAGACCATATTCCTATGCACCGTGAACCACTCCATTCTCCAAGAACGGATTTGACGCTCAAATACCCAGCGTATCCAGATAAAGCAAATCACTTCCGTGTTATGACGAAGTATATTTCTGTTCAGAGCGCGCAAGACTATGCAAAAGATTTCCCAATCAACATGGTTACAGGTCGTTTGGTTACCATGAACGGTGCGGGTATTGAAAACCGTGCATCTAAGTACATTGCAGCTTTAACGCCTGAGATGTTCTGTGACATTCACCCAGATTTAGCGCTAAAACACGGCATTAGAAACGGTGGAATGATGTGGGTACACTCACCTGAAGGTACAAAAATTAAAGTGAAAGCGAAGTACTCTCATAGTGTTCTTCCAGATATGGTCTTTATGCCATTCCACTTTGCAGGTTACTTCCAAGGAACAGATAGAACGGGTAATTTCCCAGCAGGAACGAAGCCTTATGCAAGCGGCGAGAGTGTCAATACTGTCACTAACTATGGTTACGACATCATTACTCAGATTCCTGAAACTAAGGGCGGCTTGTGTCGCATCGAAAAAGCGTAG
- the fdh3B gene encoding formate dehydrogenase FDH3 subunit beta, which yields MDYARMKFYCDESRCIECDGCSIACAEAHELPVGISRRKVVTINEGIPGKEMSTSIACMHCTDAPCEQVCPVDCFYIREDGIVLHDKNKCIGCGYCLYACPFGAPQFPRDGAFGAKGAMDKCTMCAGGPLETNSEKERHLYGQNRIAEGKVPVCAAMCSTKALLVGDAESVSNVFRARVMARGGKGSNSPYGWDKAYKNQ from the coding sequence ATGGATTACGCAAGAATGAAATTTTACTGCGATGAGAGCAGATGTATAGAGTGCGATGGGTGTAGTATAGCATGTGCAGAAGCACATGAACTCCCCGTTGGCATCAGTAGACGAAAAGTTGTGACGATCAATGAAGGAATCCCTGGCAAAGAGATGAGTACATCAATAGCATGTATGCATTGTACAGACGCACCATGCGAGCAAGTATGCCCAGTGGATTGTTTCTATATCAGAGAGGACGGAATCGTTCTTCATGATAAAAATAAATGTATCGGTTGTGGTTACTGCTTGTACGCATGCCCATTTGGTGCTCCACAGTTCCCAAGAGATGGCGCATTCGGCGCTAAGGGAGCGATGGATAAATGTACCATGTGTGCTGGTGGACCTTTAGAGACAAACTCAGAAAAAGAGAGACATCTCTATGGTCAAAACAGAATCGCTGAGGGAAAAGTGCCTGTGTGCGCAGCAATGTGTTCAACAAAAGCTCTTCTTGTCGGTGATGCAGAGTCTGTATCGAATGTCTTTAGAGCGCGTGTGATGGCTCGTGGTGGAAAAGGCTCAAACTCTCCTTATGGATGGGATAAGGCATATAAAAACCAATGA
- a CDS encoding formate dehydrogenase subunit gamma, translating to MRRYMYMFIAFLCLASVAMAADSQIWGEMRIQNILGYGQEESLKLGPLFTMLQHQYFAWIFLGVLIGVPGAFFIHYKIIGPKVFPHSEKKYYAFNLYNRIIHQVAAVSFLVIIPTGFIIVFGDFFGGGTLVRMAKNLHGIFTIPFTIVVIPMALMWVKEAIFNWDDVKWLMIVGGYLSKEKKPILAGKFNCGQKMWYWVAILGGITMILSGAFMFFLDFKMQMLHDLTGMSQIDLLRAAAIIHNVMGFAVLALFITHVYMSMFAIKGAVHSIITGYVEEEEVKILHSTWYKKLKDQGKF from the coding sequence ATGAGAAGATATATGTATATGTTCATTGCGTTCCTGTGTTTGGCATCAGTGGCAATGGCCGCTGATAGCCAAATCTGGGGAGAGATGCGCATCCAAAACATTTTAGGATACGGACAAGAAGAATCCTTGAAATTAGGACCCTTGTTCACCATGCTCCAACACCAATACTTCGCATGGATATTCCTAGGAGTGTTGATCGGAGTACCAGGAGCATTCTTTATCCATTATAAGATTATAGGCCCCAAAGTGTTTCCACACAGTGAAAAGAAATACTACGCCTTTAACCTCTATAATAGAATAATCCACCAAGTAGCAGCAGTCAGTTTCTTGGTCATCATACCAACAGGATTCATTATCGTCTTTGGTGACTTCTTTGGTGGTGGAACACTGGTTAGAATGGCAAAGAACCTCCATGGTATCTTTACCATACCTTTTACGATTGTAGTCATTCCAATGGCACTCATGTGGGTTAAAGAAGCAATCTTTAACTGGGATGATGTTAAATGGTTGATGATTGTCGGAGGATACTTATCCAAAGAGAAAAAACCAATCTTGGCAGGTAAGTTTAACTGTGGTCAAAAGATGTGGTACTGGGTAGCAATACTCGGAGGAATTACAATGATCCTCAGTGGAGCTTTCATGTTCTTCCTAGACTTTAAAATGCAAATGTTGCATGATCTTACAGGAATGAGTCAAATTGACCTGCTAAGAGCAGCAGCCATTATCCATAATGTCATGGGCTTTGCAGTGTTAGCACTGTTTATAACCCATGTGTATATGTCCATGTTCGCTATTAAAGGAGCAGTGCATAGTATTATTACAGGATATGTCGAAGAAGAAGAAGTCAAAATCCTTCACAGTACATGGTATAAAAAGCTTAAGGATCAGGGTAAGTTTTAA
- the fdhD gene encoding formate dehydrogenase accessory sulfurtransferase FdhD, with protein MEPVFKTTITKIKGKEKFEREDTLVREIKLELYVNGAKVGAVMATPVDQEALAIGYLMSENIIEKFSDVTSLKLLNDGMRVEIEAKVNEDNIKKLNAEGVVISGCGKSMTANIDPEAIEAKVIKSDFSISAERLSTAMSQFYTECPLYEQTGCVHTAKLFTDEHTYFIGEDIAQHNTIDKVVGKAQMAGIDVSNAFLMVSGRLSSEMVAKAVMHQIPILASRTASTCLGLMIAEKFGLTLIGFVRGDTMNVYRHPRRINV; from the coding sequence ATGGAACCAGTTTTTAAAACAACGATTACTAAGATTAAAGGCAAAGAGAAGTTTGAGCGAGAAGATACACTTGTTCGTGAGATCAAGCTAGAACTTTACGTCAATGGCGCTAAAGTGGGTGCTGTTATGGCAACACCTGTGGATCAAGAAGCACTTGCTATTGGTTACTTAATGAGTGAAAATATCATCGAAAAATTTAGTGATGTCACTTCTCTCAAACTCCTTAATGATGGCATGCGTGTTGAAATCGAAGCCAAAGTGAACGAAGACAATATCAAAAAATTGAATGCTGAGGGTGTCGTGATTAGCGGTTGTGGCAAAAGTATGACGGCAAACATCGATCCTGAAGCCATTGAAGCGAAAGTGATCAAGAGTGATTTTAGCATAAGTGCGGAACGCCTCAGTACAGCGATGAGTCAGTTTTACACTGAGTGTCCTTTGTATGAACAGACAGGCTGTGTGCATACCGCAAAACTTTTTACGGATGAACATACATACTTCATTGGCGAAGACATTGCCCAACACAATACGATTGATAAGGTCGTTGGCAAAGCCCAAATGGCAGGCATTGATGTCAGTAATGCCTTTTTGATGGTGAGTGGCAGACTCTCTTCGGAAATGGTCGCAAAAGCGGTCATGCATCAGATTCCTATTTTGGCATCACGTACGGCATCAACCTGTTTGGGGTTAATGATCGCCGAGAAATTTGGACTGACACTCATCGGTTTTGTACGAGGTGACACGATGAACGTTTACCGTCATCCAAGGAGAATCAATGTCTGA
- a CDS encoding winged helix-turn-helix domain-containing protein, translated as MSEMEELIKKYLNEKGKLDCSDGFKIATKLKCSTLEVGACAKAMDIRIDSCELGQFGKLEGGIYDVEAENRLKPLLDEKNRVTCKAARAAAAGIGLKKIRGTLKEKNYDVTFCELGCFKEKLRPRLYVKTKTWIENAEGELLFGKGKTEILELIEQEGSISKASEKIGMNYKKAWTHIKILQRNINDTMVQTKQGGGEDAGTTLTPVAREFMDNYRKLQADIENYANERFKELFLKPRNKKEFNE; from the coding sequence ATGTCTGAGATGGAAGAGCTAATTAAAAAATATTTGAATGAAAAAGGCAAGCTTGACTGCTCTGATGGCTTTAAAATTGCTACAAAACTCAAATGCTCTACGCTCGAAGTGGGCGCATGTGCCAAAGCGATGGACATACGCATCGACTCTTGTGAACTGGGACAGTTTGGAAAACTTGAGGGTGGCATCTACGATGTAGAGGCAGAAAACCGTCTCAAACCACTCTTAGATGAAAAAAACCGTGTTACATGTAAAGCGGCTCGCGCAGCAGCTGCTGGAATTGGACTTAAAAAGATCCGTGGCACGTTAAAAGAAAAAAACTACGATGTGACGTTTTGTGAACTGGGTTGTTTTAAAGAGAAGCTACGCCCACGTTTGTATGTCAAGACGAAAACGTGGATTGAAAATGCTGAGGGTGAACTTCTTTTTGGAAAAGGTAAAACCGAGATTTTAGAGTTGATTGAGCAAGAAGGTTCCATCTCTAAAGCGTCTGAAAAAATTGGAATGAACTATAAAAAAGCATGGACGCACATCAAGATTTTACAACGCAACATCAACGACACCATGGTGCAAACCAAACAAGGCGGTGGGGAAGATGCAGGTACAACACTCACTCCAGTAGCGCGTGAGTTTATGGACAATTACCGCAAACTTCAAGCCGACATCGAGAATTACGCCAATGAGCGTTTTAAAGAGTTGTTTTTGAAACCTCGAAATAAAAAAGAGTTTAACGAATAA
- the tupA gene encoding tungstate ABC transporter substrate-binding protein TupA, whose protein sequence is MFSVKNRLKGKVLFSLLALSSLMCAADLKMATTTSTGDTGLLDVLVPKYKADTGVDLKWVAVGTGNALKLGENCDVSVLFVHSPSSEKTYMEKGFGVERTPVMYNDFVLLGTPDMKAKFAGKSLPEAFKIIETEQIKFVSRGDKSGTHDKEKGVWNAALGHTPEKQAWYLEAGQGMIATINIAAEQKGVTLADRGTYIKYEANHKGNPPLVIVYEGADALKNFYSVIAVNPQRCANTNYKGALQFIEWITTDKIQTEIANFKLLDKQLFYPDFKTRAKN, encoded by the coding sequence ATGTTTTCAGTAAAGAACCGCTTAAAAGGTAAAGTACTCTTTTCCCTTCTTGCTCTCAGCTCACTCATGTGTGCGGCTGACCTTAAAATGGCAACCACAACCAGTACAGGTGATACAGGTCTTTTAGATGTCCTTGTCCCCAAATACAAAGCCGATACAGGCGTTGATCTTAAATGGGTCGCCGTTGGAACAGGCAATGCCTTAAAACTCGGCGAAAACTGCGATGTCAGTGTACTTTTCGTTCACTCTCCATCGTCAGAGAAAACCTATATGGAAAAAGGTTTTGGTGTTGAGCGCACCCCTGTTATGTACAACGACTTTGTGCTTCTCGGTACGCCTGACATGAAAGCCAAATTTGCAGGGAAAAGCCTTCCTGAAGCATTTAAAATCATCGAAACAGAACAGATTAAATTCGTCAGCCGTGGCGATAAATCGGGTACTCACGATAAAGAAAAAGGTGTCTGGAATGCTGCGTTAGGTCATACACCTGAGAAACAAGCATGGTACCTCGAAGCGGGTCAAGGCATGATTGCTACGATCAACATTGCTGCGGAGCAAAAAGGTGTTACGCTAGCGGATCGCGGAACCTACATCAAATACGAAGCGAACCACAAAGGTAACCCACCACTCGTTATCGTGTATGAAGGTGCAGACGCGCTTAAAAACTTCTACTCTGTCATCGCGGTCAACCCACAAAGATGTGCAAACACCAACTATAAAGGTGCTTTACAATTCATCGAATGGATTACAACAGACAAAATCCAAACCGAAATTGCTAACTTTAAACTTTTGGATAAACAACTCTTCTATCCAGACTTTAAAACACGCGCTAAAAACTAA
- the tupB gene encoding tungstate ABC transporter permease TupB, with amino-acid sequence MDFILSGLKEAFWLLINLDPETMSAVNITLKSSSLSIIFSIVIGLPLGFCLGFFQFPGRKFLKLLSDTLLAIPTVVVGLIVYAFISNRGPFGSYELLYTLSGIVIGQTLLALPIIISLSATAVEGMEKKLYLTLASFGLTMTQMIQSVVWELRHALIAVAVAAYGRVVAEVGIAMMIGGNIKWFTRTITTAISLETNKGEFAMGISLGLVLISIAFLLNFVLFFLKKRARIIV; translated from the coding sequence TTGGATTTTATTTTATCGGGTTTAAAAGAGGCTTTTTGGTTGTTGATCAACCTTGACCCTGAAACGATGTCAGCGGTCAATATTACACTTAAAAGTTCGTCATTATCGATTATTTTTAGCATTGTCATCGGACTTCCTTTAGGCTTTTGTTTAGGCTTTTTTCAATTTCCCGGTCGAAAATTTTTAAAGCTACTCTCCGACACGCTTCTTGCTATTCCCACGGTGGTAGTGGGACTCATTGTTTACGCGTTTATCTCCAACAGAGGACCCTTTGGAAGTTATGAATTACTCTATACATTATCAGGTATTGTGATTGGTCAAACACTTTTAGCGTTACCCATTATCATCTCTTTGAGTGCTACAGCTGTTGAAGGGATGGAGAAGAAGCTTTACCTTACGCTTGCCTCTTTTGGATTGACGATGACACAGATGATTCAAAGCGTGGTGTGGGAACTTCGTCATGCTTTGATCGCTGTTGCTGTGGCTGCGTATGGTCGGGTTGTGGCAGAAGTAGGCATTGCGATGATGATTGGTGGAAACATTAAGTGGTTTACACGCACCATTACCACAGCGATTTCATTAGAGACCAACAAAGGCGAATTTGCCATGGGCATTTCACTGGGATTGGTGCTGATTAGCATTGCCTTTTTGCTCAATTTTGTGCTCTTCTTCTTGAAAAAACGCGCGAGAATCATCGTATGA